A window of the Deinococcus malanensis genome harbors these coding sequences:
- a CDS encoding PP2C family protein-serine/threonine phosphatase has protein sequence MLRRLLQHDPTLRPTPHQLRAELCAFLRPPAPRYSIGVATTVGLNPERPLNEDAYAYSHQDATFHEAAGVRLVACVADGIGGLEAGDEASGAATRSFVESTSEQAEERFWQANAAVHTALGSRPGGCTFTGVVINGTTVQLVHVGDTRAYRVTPRGCEQLTPDHSLVELLIRQGALTAEHAAHHPQRNAILRSLGGVTERTPEYCFTSEFKLAPGECLVLMSDGVWGGIPAQHLWRIMTEAQDAIAMADALIAAALSSGGADNATALIVHCG, from the coding sequence TTGCTTCGTCGTCTCCTGCAGCATGACCCCACGCTGCGCCCCACCCCACACCAGCTTCGTGCCGAGCTGTGTGCCTTCCTCCGTCCTCCAGCGCCTCGCTACAGCATTGGTGTCGCGACGACCGTAGGGCTGAATCCCGAGCGGCCCCTCAACGAGGACGCCTATGCCTACAGCCACCAGGACGCAACGTTCCACGAGGCTGCGGGCGTCCGGCTGGTTGCCTGCGTTGCCGACGGCATCGGTGGTCTTGAAGCGGGTGACGAGGCCAGCGGCGCTGCCACACGCTCCTTCGTCGAGAGTACTTCGGAGCAAGCGGAGGAACGCTTCTGGCAGGCGAATGCCGCCGTGCATACAGCATTGGGATCGCGTCCTGGAGGCTGCACTTTCACAGGTGTCGTGATCAACGGTACTACCGTGCAGCTCGTTCATGTCGGTGATACGCGTGCCTATCGCGTTACACCAAGAGGGTGTGAGCAGCTGACCCCGGACCATTCGCTTGTCGAACTTTTGATCCGGCAGGGCGCCCTTACCGCCGAGCACGCTGCGCACCACCCACAGCGCAATGCCATCCTTCGCTCCCTCGGAGGGGTGACCGAACGTACACCCGAGTACTGCTTTACGAGTGAGTTCAAGCTTGCTCCTGGAGAATGCCTCGTCCTAATGAGTGACGGAGTCTGGGGTGGCATTCCCGCACAACATCTCTGGAGAATTATGACTGAGGCGCAGGACGCTATTGCCATGGCTGACGCGTTGATTGCCGCAGCCCTCTCCTCCGGCGGCGCGGACAACGCTACTGCTCTGATCGTGCACTGCGGGTAA
- a CDS encoding FHA domain-containing protein, which yields MVLGRFHAATGPVDIDVTDLPGAQHVSRRHAQFVFHNGTWNVQDLDSANGVFLKRTGDSAYSAAISQPAELQDGDEVAFGNLMLIFRQNLPT from the coding sequence GTGGTTCTCGGGCGATTTCATGCCGCTACCGGTCCGGTGGACATTGATGTCACGGACCTCCCAGGTGCGCAGCACGTCTCGCGCCGACACGCGCAGTTTGTCTTTCATAACGGCACGTGGAACGTCCAGGACCTTGACTCCGCAAACGGAGTCTTCCTCAAGCGCACGGGTGACTCGGCCTACTCTGCAGCCATCAGCCAGCCAGCCGAACTACAGGATGGGGATGAAGTCGCGTTCGGCAACCTGATGCTGATCTTCAGGCAGAACCTCCCGACGTGA